One window from the genome of Hydractinia symbiolongicarpus strain clone_291-10 chromosome 1, HSymV2.1, whole genome shotgun sequence encodes:
- the LOC130634312 gene encoding nuclear cap-binding protein subunit 2-like, which yields MAGLSAYRDQHFKGSRKDLEKKLEDSTTLYVGNMSFYTSEEQLYELFSKSGDVKRIIMGLDRNNKTPCGFCFVEYYFREGAENAVRYVNGTRLDDRVVRTDWDAGFEEGRQYGRGRSGGQVRDEYRSDYDIGRGGWGKRLLQEKNRSHDHFDMED from the coding sequence ATGGCAGGGCTGAGTGCATATCGTGATCAACATTTCAAAGGCTCTCGTAAGGACCTGGAGAAAAAATTAGAGGACAGTACAACTTTATATGTTGGAAACATGTCATTTTATACTTCAGAAGAACAACTTTATGAATTATTTTCAAAGTCTGGAGATGTGAAGCGTATAATAATGGGACTTGATCGAAATAATAAGACACCTTGTGGATTTTGCTTTGTAGAATATTATTTTCGAGAGGGTGCAGAAAATGCTGTGAGATATGTAAATGGTACAAGATTGGATGATCGCGTTGTTCGTACTGATTGGGATGCAGGTTTTGAAGAAGGTAGACAGTATGGTAGAGGAAGAAGTGGTGGTCAAGTTAGAGATGAATACCGGTCAGATTATGATATTGGACGTGGCGGCTGGGGAAAACGTTTACTACAAGAGAAAAACAGGAGTCATGATCATTTTGATATGGAAGATTAA
- the LOC130634328 gene encoding MICOS complex subunit MIC10-like, with translation MSPYITQQSEDELGAKYDRCISDTLLKTASGIGIGVFFSLALFQRKIWPVAFGSGMGLGMAFSNCQQEFRSIYPVSNSTKKLSEQLNTTSSEQNTN, from the coding sequence ATGTCTCCATATATAACTCAACAAAGTGAAGATGAACTTGGTGCGAAATATGACAGATGTATTAGCGATACCCTACTAAAAACTGCATCGGGAATTGGAattggtgtttttttttcacttgcATTATTTCAACGTAAAATATGGCCTGTTGCATTTGGCAGTGGAATGGGTCTTGGAATGGCGTTTTCGAATTGTCAACAAGAATTCAGAAGCATATATCCAGTCTCAAATAGTACAAAGAAACTGTCAGAACAATTAAATACAACATCAAGTGAACAAAATACGAACTAA